Below is a window of Myroides profundi DNA.
GCAAGAAGTAACAGAAGGTAAACAACCAGAAAATAAGAATGCTCAAAATGTAAAGAAAGATACTTTACGCGTAGAAGAGAATCCATTTAATCCCTTAATGGGAGTGATCCCGTATAAAGATTACAGTGGGGGAACGATTATATATGATAAGAATGATAGGGGAGAATCTTTCTTAAAACCTGCGGTATATGTGGAAAGAAAGAAGCCTAAGATGAATAAGATAAAGACCAATTATAATCCTAATATAAATTTAAGTCTTTTACCTATTAACAACGAGATAATAGGTTATTGGGAAAAAGAAAATCGCTTAGGGTTAGACTTTAATCAGATTGCTTTTGTCAATTGGAGTGCTGGAGGAGATAATTCTATTTCAGGACTTTTAAAAGGGGAATTTGGACGAAAGTATATTAAGGGACGTTTATTATGGGAAAATACATTAAATTTAAGATATGGACTGAATAAGCAGTCTGGAAGAGAATCTCGTAAGACAGATGATGTATTAGAATTAAACTCTGCTTTTGGGTATAAGTCTTCTGCAATTTCGGATTGGTATTATGTAGCGAAGCTAAACTTCAAAACGCAGTTTACCAACGGATATAATTATCCTGATACTGATAATCCTGTATCAGCTTGGTTTGCTCCTGCATATTTATTCGTCGGGGTCGGAGCTGAGTATATAGATCCTAAGACAGAGATGAAGTTTTATATTTCACCATTAACGCATAAAGCAACATTCGTTTTAGATCA
It encodes the following:
- a CDS encoding DUF3078 domain-containing protein, giving the protein MGKIKNGLLGLVVLGSCLQMYGQEVTEGKQPENKNAQNVKKDTLRVEENPFNPLMGVIPYKDYSGGTIIYDKNDRGESFLKPAVYVERKKPKMNKIKTNYNPNINLSLLPINNEIIGYWEKENRLGLDFNQIAFVNWSAGGDNSISGLLKGEFGRKYIKGRLLWENTLNLRYGLNKQSGRESRKTDDVLELNSAFGYKSSAISDWYYVAKLNFKTQFTNGYNYPDTDNPVSAWFAPAYLFVGVGAEYIDPKTEMKFYISPLTHKATFVLDQTLADQGAFGVTKAEKDDLGNIIRHGSNHKAEIGFLLSSEWKREIFKNMFYQHKLTLYSDYLNNFGNVNVMFEMKLDLKVNDYVRANVGTYMIYDDNVKNKVVRDGVQVMEGPKVQFKQTLGVGLTYAF